The window AAATAGACTTCACGGAAATTACCGTCTAAGCCGACTTCATCCATTGCCTCAGCCATACATTCAAGCCATGCTTGTGCACGATCAGGTGTAATTTTAAAATGCATATGTCTAGCGCGCATCATTGGATGACCATGTTCTTCTGTAAATAAATTAGGTCCACCAAGATACTGCGTTTGAAATTGAATTTGTTTACGAATTGTTTCAGTTAGATCTTCCGGGAAAATCGGAATAAGTAAAGGATGCTTCGCCACTCGAGAGTAGAACGCGTTTAATAGTTCAGATAGCTTTTCAGCACCGAGTTCCTCGTAAGGAATCGTATAGTTTCGATTCATTAGTTTTACTCCTTTATGTCTTACTTCGACCTTGTAACTTCTTGCAGCAGGTGTCTATATATCAGCTGAAATAGTAGAACTTTGGCTAAGAACGCCGTGAACTGTGGTAAAGCCAGATGACCAACATCGTGTTGGCCCAATGTCTACGGCGTATGTCAAAATGGATTTACCATTTATGTAATGACAACTTTAAATAGGGCGATACAATTATTCTAGCAACGTATTTCCATTTTCTCAAATAATGTGCCCTAACAAAAAAAAATAGTGTGCTTTTTAAGCATTATAATAATTTAATACCTTTGTTACATAATTTTGTGTTTCCTTAAATGGCGGTATTCCACCGTACTTTTTAACGTTCCCCGGTCCGGCATTATAGGCAGCAAGTGCTGTGGAAATATCATTGTCGAATTTATCGAGCATTTGGCGTAAATATTTTGCACCGCCCATAATATTTTGTTCGGGATTTTGACGATCTGTCACACCCAAATATTTTGCAGTAGCGGGCATGAGCTGCATTAAACCAGATGCCCCAGCAGAGCTCACGACATTTGGATTGAAGTTGGATTCTTGCTTTATGACCGCTGCAATTAATTTTTCAGGTAAATTATACGTTTGAGCGGCCTCGGAAATGACATCACGATAGTTTTCTGCGTTTGCAAGTACATCCTTGTATGCTTGTTGCCCCGTATAGTCTCTTGTATATGGAGCAAGTGGAGATAGCTCGTTGTTGTCTAATTTTGGACTATTAAATGGTGCGTCTGAATCATTTAATAAAAATGTCGCTAAATAGGGATTGGCAGATGATACCCCCGTTTTCGCTCCGTTTGATTGAATCATCGTTAATAAACGTTGTGATGAACTGACATCGCCCAATCCACTTAAAGAATCAGATGTGTTCATTGATTGGTCCTTCAATAAATCCTCAATTAGCCCGGAAAATAGGGAAGAGCTTGAAGAAAGAGCGTTCGTATTGGTATCCGTTTGAGTCGTTAAGTTTTGCATTGTTTGTAACTCTAATAACGTTTTCATTGATGTAAGATCCATAAAAACACCTAACCTTTCTGTTGTTGTAAAGCTGTCATAAAGCGCGCAATTTTTTTTGGCGTATCCTGAGGTGTAATGTCATATTTTAGCAAAAATTGAGAGAAAACATTTTTTCCAAACACTTCATCATTTGTTTCATATTCTACCTCATAATCTTCACAGTGCAAATAAAAAGAATGATCAAAGACGAGGATACCCCCTTCATATGGTAATTCGACACGATCTGTTGTCAATGTTCCGAATCGCTGTATTTCATGGAGCGGTACCTTTAATTCCTGCAAACGCTCACGAATTGAGGTGGCGGGAAGAGATTGTCCAGTAAGCATTTGTTCCGCTTGTTTCGTATTTAATTGTTCCGTCGTTTCTAAATGTTGATGTTCAGCTGTTTTTTCTTTTAATGTACATTCGATATCCTGACCAACCATTCGAATACGCAAACCGCTTAATAATTTTTTCAAGTGCTGCGCTGGCGTGTCGAAATAATGATTAATTTGTCTTTCAATTTGAGGCGTTTCAACTGAAAAGGCAAGTAGCAGTCGTTCGTATTGTTCTTTCGTTAGCAAATTTTTAAATTCAATTTCGATTTGTTGGCTCATTATTAACCATCCTTTTTTGTACTTTTGTTTTTACCTTTTTACTCGTTCGATTTTCGCATCCTGTTATTCTATATGGTAAAATAAGAAGAGAAACTTATGAAAAAGGGAGTTTAATTCATTGCGTAAATTATACATAATTGAAAAATTTGAAATTGTCGATCAAGAACTACATTTTATTTTAAATGAAAAAGAGCAACATATACAATTACAAGCAACAGGTCAAGTCATTGTGGATTCAGATAATGAGACTTTTCTTTACATAGTCGAAGAAGACAACGCGTATAGTTACATAAGCTTTTCAAAGGAGATTTGGCCGCAATTACTGCAAATGATTTTAACAGAACAAACGCCACTATTACGTTTGCATGAAGGTCCGATCGCCTTAACGAATTTTGTTGAAGAATTAACGATGTTATTGTTTAATATTGAAGGAAATGGGAATTACGGCGAAGCATTTGTAGCGGCAGTGGAGCAAGAATTTTCCCGATTTTTTGAACTGAATGAAGTATAATTAATTTAACTTGCTTTAGCGGGAGTCTTCCACTTCTATAAGTGGTGGATGAATGCAAAGTATTCCATTAATTCAGTGGGGATTCAAACTCTGGCTGAATAGAGGAACTCAGGCTAAGAACGCCGCATCGTGCGGCAACGCCTGAGTGACCAACATCAAGTTGGCCCAAAGCCTCCGGTGGATGTCACAGGTTTTTAAGGGAGTTTTTCGAGCATGCTCGAAAAAAATCTGGACGCAATTACGCCAAGGCGTAATTAATCTTCTTTCTGCCGAGGCATAATTGATATAATTGAACGTGTTTTTGAAATAATAGGGATTTCTCTACTATTTCATGTTGGGAGGTTTTGTAGATGGGACAATGGGAAATTTTTTTAAGTCCATATAAACAAGCGGTGGACGAGCTGAAGATAAAATTAAAAGGGATGCGATCACAATTTGGCATTACGAACGCGAATTCGCCAATTGAATTTGTCACAGGAAGGGTTAAACCTTTAGCGAGTATTTATGATAAATCACGTGATAAAGAGCTACCATTCGAACCATCTGCACATTTAGGAAATGAGCTACAAGATATTGCAGGTGTACGTATTATGTGCCAGTTTGTTGACGATATTGCTACGGTAACAGAGTTGATTCGCCAACGAGATGATCTGAAAGTAATTGAGGAAAAAGATTATATTTCAAATAGCAAGCCAAGTGGTTATCGTTCGCATCATATGATTATCGAGTATCCAGTTGAAACGATACAAGGTCGCATTGTAGTCGTAGCAGAAATTCAAATTCGAACTTTGGCGATGAATTTTTGGGCATCCATTGAGCATTCATTAAACTACAAATATAAAGGGATTTTTCCTGAAGAAATTAAAAATCGCCTGCAAAGTGCTGCAGAAGCTGCTTTCCGTTTAGATGAAGAAATGTCATCAATACGCAGTGAGATTCAAGATGCACAGGCATATTTCAATGAATTTAAAGAAGCACCAAATCCAGCTATCCATACATCAGCTGACAATAAGGAGCGTGACAAAGAATGAGATTTGCAGTTCAATCACGCCGAGATGACCAATCAAATGAATTGATGGAGCTCGCAAAGTCGTATTTAACCGAATTTGGTTTAATTTTAGATGAAGAAACCCCTGATATTGTCTTGTCAATCGGTGGAGATGGAACGTTATTGCACGCATTTCATCGCTATTCGAACCGTTTAGATAAAACAGCATTTGTCGGTATTCATACAGGGCATTTAGGATTTTACGCCGATTGGAAGCCTTCAGAACTTGAAAAGCTCGTCCTTTCGATTGCAAAAAAAGAGTTTAACGTTGTAGAATATCCTCTTTTAGAAGTTCAAGTGCATCGTAAACATTCAGAATCGAGCATATTTTTAGCGTTAAATGAAGTGACGATCAAATCACCAGATGTAACGCTTGTGATGGATGTCGAACTGAATGGGGAACATTTTGAACGCTTCCGGGGAGATGGTCTATGTATTTCAACACCATCTGGAAGTACGGCTTATAACAAAGCTTTAGGTGGAGCAATTATACATCCAACATTGCAAGCATTCCAAATTACAGAAATGGCGTCGATTAACAACCGCGTGTTCCGTACAGTAGGGTCTTCACTCGTATTACCAGCGCACCATAACTGTGCATTAAAGCCAGTGAATGACCAGCAATTTAATATGACTGTGGACCATATTAGTATGACAGAAACCGATGTAAAGTCGATTATGTTTAATGTGGCGAATGAGCGAGTTCGTTTCGCGCGATTTCGTCCATTCCCGTTCTGGGAGCGCGTGCATGATTCATTTGTTGCGAATGAATAGAACGGAGCAATATGGATAAAAGATATCAATTACAATTTATAGTAAAAGAAGATGGACAGTTACTTCGGGATGCATTAGCGGATTTTGGTATTTCCAAGCGCACATTAACCGCTGTTAAATTTGATGGTGGTGCTCTTTATGTGAATGGTGAGGAGCGTAATGTTCGTCACCCGTTACAAGGTGGAGATGTCGTTACAATTATTTTTCCTCCAGAAGAAGTAAGTGAAGGGCTCATAGCAGAATACGGCGAACTTGCCATTGTTTATGAGGATGAGGCATTGCTTATAATTGATAAGCCCGCCTATATAAGCACAATTCCTTCAAGAGAGCATCCGAGTGGAAGTGTTGCAAACTATGTGCGCGGTTATTTTCAACGGCAAGGTATTGCTTCAACGGTTCATATTGTTACCCGTTTGGATCGCGATACTTCCGGCTTAATGGTTATTGCCAAACATCGTCATATTCATCATTTAATGAGTGAGCAGCAAAAAAGTGCGCAGCTTCAACGTGAATATGAGGCGGTTGTGGAAGGGCATGTAAAAATAGAAAAACAATCGATTAAAGCGCCCATTGGACGAAAAGATTCGAGCATTATTGAACGTGAGGTATGTGCTGATGGTCAAGCTGCCCATACGGATGTAACAGTTTTGAAGCAGGGCAATAAAAATTCACTTGTGCGATTAAAGCTTCATACAGGTAGAACGCATCAAATCCGTGTCCATATGGCTCATATAGGTCATCCATTAGTAGGAGATGACTTATATGGGGGCAGTCAGCAATCATTAGACCGTCAAGCGCTCCATTGCGTATTCGTTCAATTTCCACATCCGCTTACAGGTGAAGTAATGATATTTGAAAGCCAACTACCAGAAAATTTAACCCAACCTTTAAATAATTAAGTAAGCAAAAACCACCATTTTGATGTAATGGTGGTTTTTTAGATGGCGCATATTATATATAAATTGAACTAAAGAATCCTTCTTTTAAAAATTGTCCTAAAAAAGGGAGGAGTTGATTTCCATTCCGGTTCGGTCGCTTTCTGCGGGCCTTGCACAAAGCACACAGATGAGTCGTACAGATTTATGCTAACATTGTCTGTGCGCCTCATGTGCTTAGCCAGCCAAATAAGAGCACACTATATTAGAATCGATATTAGAAGTTAATTTTTTCCCAACTTCAAAATTTACAAAGTAGTAGAAATTACACAAGTAACGTGCAAATAGACTATAGTTAGGTTAAGGAGATGCTTGACGAAAGTCTACGTTACGTACTAAAATAATGCGTTATCAAAAAATCGAGAGGAGGGGAACGAGCATGATAGAAGAAAAATCCACGAATAAGGAAGTCCAATATGATGGAGAATTGTTGCGAATACTCTTATTAGAAGAAAATATTGAAGTATTTCGTGAACATTTTTTAGTGCTTCACCCGTATGATCAAGCCCAGTTTTATGAAGAGGTGGGACCAGACATACGACAGATCATCTATCGCTTTTTATCCCCTCAAGAAATGGCAACGATTTTTGAAGCAATTGAGCTAGATGATGATGAATATGAAGACTTTTTAAAAGAGATGGATACCGCATACGGTGCAGCAATGCTCAGTTTCATGTATGCCGATGATGCCGTTGACGTTTTAAATGAATTAGATAATGAGCAACGAGAAAGCTATTTAGAAATGATGGATAGTGAAACCGTTGAAGAAATTAATGAATTATTAGGCTACGAAGAATATACAGCCGGTGCCATCATGACAACCGAATATGTTACGATTTTAGAAACATCCACTGTGCGCTCGGCTATGACCGTTCTCCGTAAAGAGGCACCAACGGCGGAAACAATTTATTATATATTTGTTGTTAATGATGGCCATCAATTAACAGGTGTTATGTCTTTACGTGATTTAATTATTGCAAATGAAGATACACTGATTCGTGACATTATGAGCGATCGTGTCGTATCCGTAAAAATAACAGATGACCAAGAAGACATTGCGCATATTATGAAAGATTATAACTTTTTAGCGATTCCGGTTATTAATGATAACCTAGAACTGCAAGGGATTATTACCGTCGATGATATTATTGACGTTATTGATGAAGAAGCAGAGGACGATTACTCCAAATTAGCGGGTATTTCGGATATGGATGATATCGATGCAGGACCAATTAAAGCGGCAGGAAAACGCCTACCATGGCTCATTATTCTTTTATTTTTAGGAATGTTTACGTCCAGTCTAATGGGCATTTTTGAAGCGACATTGGATAAAGTGGCATTGCTTGCAACATTTATTCCGCTCATTTCAGGAACATCCGGAAATAGCGGTACACAAGCACTTGCTGTTGCCGTACGAGGTATTGCAACAGGGGATATTGGTGGGAAGAGCAAGTTTAGGCTTATTTTACGTGAGTTAGGCACAGGTGTCATTATGGGGCTTGTGAGTGGTGCACTTGTTGTCGGCGTTATTTTTATTTGGAAACAGACATTAATAATTGGCTTATTAGTAGGAGCAGCCATTTGTTGTTCTATTATTGTGGCAACATTAGCTGGATCATTCATCCCATTATTAATGCATAAAATGGGAGTTGACCCTGCTGTTGCATCGGGTCCATTTATTACGACATTAAATGATGTAACGAGTATTGTTATCTACTTAGGTCTAGCTTCCGCGTTTATTAGTCAAATTATGTGACGAACAGGATGGACGTCTATTGCATATTGTAAGAAAAAAGGATGTGTATTATGGAAATTCATCCGTTACTCTTTATTAATACGCCAAGCTTTTACCGTGAGCCGATTGAAATTGAGGAAAGTACGTCGGTTTATGAACTACTTTCCACCCCGCCTGAAAAAATTCAAAACTCATTAATTGCAAGGCAACTCCATTTCTTCTCAAGGCCTTCGAAAGATCCAAGACCCTTATTACTTGTGCTAAAGTCTGGTGAGAAATTTGTCGCATCGATTGAAAATTTGAATGAATGTGAAGTGAGATTGCAGTGTTTTGATAGCGTACGAATTATTAATGGCAATGAAATTGTTGCGATTTATAGTTCTTCATAAAGAAATGGGAAGCCTTTGGTCGGGCTTCCCATTTTTGCACGTTTAAGTGAAATATATAATCATAGGTTAATGACATTGGTTAAAAATTAGTTACAAACTCCAAGGTTTACGTCAGCGATACATTGTACTGCGCAGAAACAATCAAGATCAACTGTGATACAGCTATCTGATGGAGCAAAATGAACTACTTCACACACTTTACGCATGTTAATTTCACAACCGTGGTCATGTATTAATTGCACAGGGTCTCTACATTCGTCTAAAGGAATAAGTACACGTAATGTCGCACAGCAACTATCGAATACATCCTCTACACGGAAATAAATTGATGTACAAATATCGCAAGGCATATCAGTAGAACTAAATGTTGCAAAGAATGGGCATCCAGTTTTTGTTAATAATGTAAAAACACGAGTATCAGCAGAATGACGTGCTGGACTAACGATGCCTCCTAGTGGTTCTAAGAAACAGTTCGTTGTACAACTTGAACATTCATTTTGAGTTGCTGCATTTTGAATTTCTAAAATAGAGCGCACAACTTCACATACACATCCGCGTTTTGAAGAGTGGCCGCCAGTATCATTACCTCTTCCACATCCCATAAATTTCACCTCCATTCAATCTTAAATTCTCTCTACAATATGACCGATATGCAAATTGACTCGGGCGATTGTGAACCCTTATTAACTTCTTTCAGCAGAACTCACCTCAATAAGTAGTGAGATAAATGCGGTTATTCGTTTTTACTTCAGTGGGTGTTCAAAGTGTCATTGGAATAGTTAAACGCTAGCTAAGGAATGTCACGTCTTGCTGCAATACCTAAATGATTAACATCCTTTACGAGCACAAGTGAATTATATCGAGGCATAATTGATTGTTGGTCCTTACATAATGAATAAATAAAAAATGGAAAGGCAATACTTTGAGAAAAGAATTCAAAAAAGGGGGGATCCAATTGCGAAAATGGATTGTCGTATTAAGTTTCGTATTATTGGTAGTTGGCTGTGATGAACGTGAAAAGGTTGCCGTATATCAATCTGTCAACGATGAACAAAATAAGCAAGAAATTCAGCATTTATTGAAGGAAGCGAATGTCATTGACGAGGCGAATGTTATTTTATTAAATGATGAGTTATTTGTAGCGATGCAAGTGAAGCCGTGGAAAAAATGGAATCGAATGAAAGTGGAAGAAAGCTGGAAGAAAAAACTAGAGCAAAAATTTACGGATTTGAACGTGACGGTTTCAACTGACTTCAAGCTGTTTTGGGAAACCTCGAAGATTTTAGAAGAACAGGATCAACAAGACGTTCATGAGAAAATCCAGGTTTTAAAAAAGCTAGCTAAGGAGGAAACGTAAATTGAAAGAACAACAATATAACACACTCAAGGACCAAATATCGCCACCAACTCCTTATGCACTTAATTTATTGAAGGCTTTTGTTGTAGGAGGACTCATTTGTGTGATTGGACAAGGGATCTCCTTATTTTACATGATTTTTTTCGATTTTACAGAACGAACAGTAGGGAATCCTACCGTTGCCACGATGATATTTATTGCAATGATTTTAACCGGTCTTGGACAATATCGAAAGCTAGGACAATTTGCTGGTGCAGGAAGCGCTGTTCCAGTTACTGGATTTGGCAATGCTGTCATTTCAGCAGCGATCGAACATAAATCAGAAGGGCTTGTACTCGGCGTTGGTGGAAATATGTTTAAGCTCGCTGGTTCGGTCATTTTATTTGGGGTTGTCTCCGCCTTTTTCGTTACGCTTATTAAATTGATTTTAGTATCGGTAGGTGTGGCCTCATGGTAATTATTTTTCATTCAAAGCCGTCTATATTAGCAGCTGCCGCAATCGTAGGGCCACTGGAGAAGCGTAGTGTTTTTCATTCCTATTTTGATAAAGTGCTTACTGATGAAAGAGCGAACAAAAATACGAATGAACAAGGACATGTTTTACTTATTTCGGAAGCATGTAAAGTGATTTTAGAAAAGTCGAATTTGAATAATTTGGATATCGATTATTTTTTAGGTGGCGATTTGATCAATCAAATGACACCGACGAATTTTGCAGCAAGGGAATTGGCCATTTCATTTA is drawn from Solibacillus sp. R5-41 and contains these coding sequences:
- a CDS encoding NAD kinase, with the translated sequence MRFAVQSRRDDQSNELMELAKSYLTEFGLILDEETPDIVLSIGGDGTLLHAFHRYSNRLDKTAFVGIHTGHLGFYADWKPSELEKLVLSIAKKEFNVVEYPLLEVQVHRKHSESSIFLALNEVTIKSPDVTLVMDVELNGEHFERFRGDGLCISTPSGSTAYNKALGGAIIHPTLQAFQITEMASINNRVFRTVGSSLVLPAHHNCALKPVNDQQFNMTVDHISMTETDVKSIMFNVANERVRFARFRPFPFWERVHDSFVANE
- the spoVAC gene encoding stage V sporulation protein AC, whose translation is MKEQQYNTLKDQISPPTPYALNLLKAFVVGGLICVIGQGISLFYMIFFDFTERTVGNPTVATMIFIAMILTGLGQYRKLGQFAGAGSAVPVTGFGNAVISAAIEHKSEGLVLGVGGNMFKLAGSVILFGVVSAFFVTLIKLILVSVGVASW
- a CDS encoding GTP pyrophosphokinase family protein — translated: MGQWEIFLSPYKQAVDELKIKLKGMRSQFGITNANSPIEFVTGRVKPLASIYDKSRDKELPFEPSAHLGNELQDIAGVRIMCQFVDDIATVTELIRQRDDLKVIEEKDYISNSKPSGYRSHHMIIEYPVETIQGRIVVVAEIQIRTLAMNFWASIEHSLNYKYKGIFPEEIKNRLQSAAEAAFRLDEEMSSIRSEIQDAQAYFNEFKEAPNPAIHTSADNKERDKE
- a CDS encoding YhcN/YlaJ family sporulation lipoprotein; this encodes MRKWIVVLSFVLLVVGCDEREKVAVYQSVNDEQNKQEIQHLLKEANVIDEANVILLNDELFVAMQVKPWKKWNRMKVEESWKKKLEQKFTDLNVTVSTDFKLFWETSKILEEQDQQDVHEKIQVLKKLAKEET
- the mgtE gene encoding magnesium transporter; the protein is MIEEKSTNKEVQYDGELLRILLLEENIEVFREHFLVLHPYDQAQFYEEVGPDIRQIIYRFLSPQEMATIFEAIELDDDEYEDFLKEMDTAYGAAMLSFMYADDAVDVLNELDNEQRESYLEMMDSETVEEINELLGYEEYTAGAIMTTEYVTILETSTVRSAMTVLRKEAPTAETIYYIFVVNDGHQLTGVMSLRDLIIANEDTLIRDIMSDRVVSVKITDDQEDIAHIMKDYNFLAIPVINDNLELQGIITVDDIIDVIDEEAEDDYSKLAGISDMDDIDAGPIKAAGKRLPWLIILLFLGMFTSSLMGIFEATLDKVALLATFIPLISGTSGNSGTQALAVAVRGIATGDIGGKSKFRLILRELGTGVIMGLVSGALVVGVIFIWKQTLIIGLLVGAAICCSIIVATLAGSFIPLLMHKMGVDPAVASGPFITTLNDVTSIVIYLGLASAFISQIM
- a CDS encoding CotY/CotZ family spore coat protein, which codes for MGCGRGNDTGGHSSKRGCVCEVVRSILEIQNAATQNECSSCTTNCFLEPLGGIVSPARHSADTRVFTLLTKTGCPFFATFSSTDMPCDICTSIYFRVEDVFDSCCATLRVLIPLDECRDPVQLIHDHGCEINMRKVCEVVHFAPSDSCITVDLDCFCAVQCIADVNLGVCN
- a CDS encoding 4-diphosphocytidyl-2C-methyl-D-erythritol kinase, whose product is MEIHPLLFINTPSFYREPIEIEESTSVYELLSTPPEKIQNSLIARQLHFFSRPSKDPRPLLLVLKSGEKFVASIENLNECEVRLQCFDSVRIINGNEIVAIYSSS
- a CDS encoding globin, encoding MNRNYTIPYEELGAEKLSELLNAFYSRVAKHPLLIPIFPEDLTETIRKQIQFQTQYLGGPNLFTEEHGHPMMRARHMHFKITPDRAQAWLECMAEAMDEVGLDGNFREVYFKRLTLTAHHMVNAPNDEEGFE
- a CDS encoding RluA family pseudouridine synthase; the protein is MDKRYQLQFIVKEDGQLLRDALADFGISKRTLTAVKFDGGALYVNGEERNVRHPLQGGDVVTIIFPPEEVSEGLIAEYGELAIVYEDEALLIIDKPAYISTIPSREHPSGSVANYVRGYFQRQGIASTVHIVTRLDRDTSGLMVIAKHRHIHHLMSEQQKSAQLQREYEAVVEGHVKIEKQSIKAPIGRKDSSIIEREVCADGQAAHTDVTVLKQGNKNSLVRLKLHTGRTHQIRVHMAHIGHPLVGDDLYGGSQQSLDRQALHCVFVQFPHPLTGEVMIFESQLPENLTQPLNN
- a CDS encoding CYTH domain-containing protein is translated as MSQQIEIEFKNLLTKEQYERLLLAFSVETPQIERQINHYFDTPAQHLKKLLSGLRIRMVGQDIECTLKEKTAEHQHLETTEQLNTKQAEQMLTGQSLPATSIRERLQELKVPLHEIQRFGTLTTDRVELPYEGGILVFDHSFYLHCEDYEVEYETNDEVFGKNVFSQFLLKYDITPQDTPKKIARFMTALQQQKG
- a CDS encoding lytic transglycosylase domain-containing protein, which codes for MKTLLELQTMQNLTTQTDTNTNALSSSSSLFSGLIEDLLKDQSMNTSDSLSGLGDVSSSQRLLTMIQSNGAKTGVSSANPYLATFLLNDSDAPFNSPKLDNNELSPLAPYTRDYTGQQAYKDVLANAENYRDVISEAAQTYNLPEKLIAAVIKQESNFNPNVVSSAGASGLMQLMPATAKYLGVTDRQNPEQNIMGGAKYLRQMLDKFDNDISTALAAYNAGPGNVKKYGGIPPFKETQNYVTKVLNYYNA